The Amycolatopsis japonica nucleotide sequence TACACGGAATGAAGACGACTTCAAGGGGTTGGACACCATGGTCGAGGTCGTTGGTATCTGAACTTCCCTCAGGCCCATCCGCCGATGGATTGTCCGCGTAAGAACTGATGGAACTACTTCCAGTGGCAGATTCTCAGGTTGTCCAAGTTATTCGCCGTAGTCGAATCCGCACTTGATCTCAGTGTGCCAACACCGCATCCACAGCTCTGTGGGAGACGCCGAACTGGGTCGCCTGGTTTCTTGGGCGACCCAGTTCGTTCAGCGTGTCTCTCGAGTTCACCAGCCGCGTTCGCGCCACTCCGCCAGCTGACCCCGCTGCTCACCCAGCGTCGAGTCGTCCCCGTGCCCCGGGTAGAACCAAGTCTCGTCCGGCAGTTCGCCGAAGATCCGCGTCTCGACATCGTCCAGAAGCGACGTGAAATCCGAAGGCGAACCCGTCTTCCCGACACCGCCGGGGAACAGCGAGTCGCCGGTGAACAGGTGCGGATGTCCGTTCGGGTCGCGGTACAGCAGCGCGATGGAGCCGGGGGTGTGGCCGCGCAGGTGGATCACCTCGAGGGTGATCTGCCCGACCTTGATCGTGTCGCCGTGTTCGACGAGGAAGTCCGGCGGGATCGGCAGCGGTCCGGCGTCCAGGGGGTGGGCGGCGGTGTTCGAGCCGTTCGCGCCGGCGACGGCGCCGAGGGCCTGCCAGTGGTCCTGGTGCTGGTGGGTGGTCACGACGGTCCTCAGCGCGGGCCGGTCGGGGCCGTGGCCGATGAGGTCGGAGATCCGTTCCGGGTCGTTCGCGGCGTCGATCAGCAGCGCCTCGTTTTCGGTGCGGCAGACCAGCAGATACGCGTTGTTGTCCATCGGGCCGACCGACAGCTTCGTGATGGTGAGCGCGTCCAGGGTGCGACGGGCGGCGTCGCCGCCGGGGTCGACGTGCCCGGTGTAGGTCTCGACGATGTTCACACCGCACACGGTAGTCGTTCGCCTGCAATCGGTTCCACCCGCACAGGCGGCGCACAGGTGCACGACGTAGGCTCGCGTCGCCCCGCCATCCGAACCACAGGACGCTCGTGCCCGACGCCTCGCCGCGCGCCCCGCGCAAGATCAGCTGGGACGTCCTTCGCGTTGTCGCCGTCTTCGCGGTCATGCTCGGACACGTCACCCATCAGGGGGCGCTTCTGCATCCGGAACTGGTGGGGTACCCCTTTCGGGTAACGGCACAGTTCGGTGCGGCCATCCTTCTGGTGATCTCCGCCTTCTTCGTGTGCGCGAGCCTGCGCAAGGGACGCCCGGGGCGGTGGCTGTGGAGCCGGGTCGCGCGGCTGGTGCCCGCGTACCTGGTGGCGGTCACCGTCACCTACGTCGTCGCCCGGTACGCGACGATCCGGTTCAGCGGCCTGCCGTTCCCGCCGGGCCTGTCCGGGTTCCTGTTCGGTGTCCCGCAGGGCCCGCCGACCGACCCGTCGCCCTGGTACATCCCCACCGGCGCCGACCTGCTCGGCAACCTGGGCATGGTCCAGGAATGGGGCTGGCGTTACGAGCTCTTCTACTACCTCGACGGTGCCTACTGGACGCTGCCGGTGCAGCTCATCGCGTTCACCGCCGCGGCCCTGCTGTGGCCACGCCGGTGGCGTACGCACCGGCTCACGGTCGCGCTGCTCTGGGCGCTGATCCTGGTGCCGCTCTTCCTCCGGTTCGTCGTGTTCGACCCGGTTTCCACTCCGAAGCTCGTCGAGACCTTCTACTACGGCCTCGGCCTGCACCGCGTGCATGTCTTCGCCATCGGCATCGCGATCTGGCTGTGGGCGAAACGACGGCTGGCGCACTGGCATCTCGCGCTGTTCGTGCTCGCCGCCTGCGCCGCCCAGGACCTGCAGGTCTTCCCGTTCCACCAGGCCCTGCCGAACGATCCGGAGCGCTGGCCCTCGGCCATCGGGTTCGCGATCATGCTGCTGCTGGTGTGCCTGGCCGCGCGCGGACCGGACTGGCGGTTCCCCGGTCTCGCCAGGATCGCCCCGGCTGTCACCTGGCTCGCGGGCATCTCGTATGGTCTTTATCTGGTGCACCAGGAACTCGGTTACATCCTGGCCCGTGCCCTGCTGAACGTCGGCGTCCCCGGCTGGCTGCGGCTCCCCATCGTGCTGGCCGCCGCCGTCCTCGGGGGCTGGGCGATCACCGCTGGCGTGGAACGGCCGGTCCACCGGTGGCTCACCGCTCGCCGGGATCGACGCGATAAGCCTGGAAAACCGCAGGTCAAGGACTCGGAACCAGTTTCTGTCGGTGGTGCCTCGTAGCATGGAAGCGGCCGCCCGTGCAGCTATCGACCGGGCCGGCGACCGCAGCTGAGAATGAAACCTGAAGGGACCCTGGCGTGGCTGATCGCCTCGTTGTTCGCGGCGCCCGCGAGCACAACCTCCGCGGTGTGGATCTCGACCTGCCCCGCGACAGCCTGATCGTGTTCACCGGTCTGTCCGGGTCCGGGAAGTCGAGCCTCGCCTTCGACACCATCTTCGCCGAAGGCCAGCGCCGCTACGTCGAGTCGCTGTCGGCGTACGCGCGCCAGTTCCTCGGCCAGATGGACAAGCCGGACGTCGACTTCATCGAGGGCCTTTCGCCCGCGGTGTCGATCGACCAGAAGTCCACCTCGCGCAACCCGCGTTCGACCGTCGGCACCATCACCGAGGTCTACGACTACCTGCGCCTGCTCTACGCCCGCGCCGGCAAGGCGCACTGCCCGCAGTGCGGCGAGGCGATCAGCAAGCAGACCCCGCAGCAGATCGTCGACCAGGTGCTCGCGATGGAGGAGGGCACCCGCTTCCAGGTGCTCGCGCCGGTCGTGCGCGGGCGCAAGGGGGAGTACCTCGACCTCTTCGAGAACCTGCAGCAGCAGGGCTACGCGCGGGTCGTGGTGGACGGGACGATCCACCCGCTCACCGACCCGCCGAAGCTGAAGAAGCAGGAAAAGCACCAGATCGCCGTCATCATCGACAGGCTTTCGGTGAAGACGAGCTCACGGCAGCGCCTCACCGACTCGGTCGAGACGGCGCTCCGGCTGGCCGACGGCCTGATCGAGCTGGAGTTCGTCGACCTGCCGGAGAACGATCCGCATCGCGTACGCGGTTTCTCCGAGAACCTGGCCTGCCCCAACGGCCACCCGCTGGCGATCGAAGACCTCGAGCCGCGATCGTTCTCGTTCAACGCCCCGTACGGCGCCTGCCCCGACTGCACCGGTATCGGCGTCCGCAAGGAGGTCGACCCGGAGCTCGTGGTCCCGGACGACGAGATGTCCCTCGGCGAGGGCGCCATCGCGCCGTGGGCGGGCGGCCAGAGCGCGGACTACTTCATCCGCCTGCTCGAATCGCTGTCCGAGACCATCGGCTTCCGGATGGACACGCCGTGGCGCAAGCTGCCGGCGAAGGTGCAGAAGGCCGTCCTGCACGGCGTCGACGAGCAGGTCCACGTCCGCTACAAGAACCGCTACGGCCGTCAGCGTTCGTACTACGCGAGCTTCGAGGGTGTCATCCCGTTCCTCGAGCGGCGCCAGGAGCAGACCGAGTCCGAGTACATGCGCGAGCGGTACGAGGGCTACATGCGCGAGGTGCCGTGCCCGGCCTGCCAGGGCACGCGGCTCAAGCCGGAGATCCTCGCCGTCACCCTGGAGCACAAGACCCAGGGCGACCGGTCGATCGCCGAGGTCTGCGCCCTCTCGATCGCCGAGGCGTCGCAGTTCCTGGACGAGCTTGAGCTCGGCAAGCGCGAGCAGGTCATCGCCGGCGCGGTGCTCAAGGAGATCCAGGCGCGGCTGCGCTTCCTCCTCGACGTCGGCCTCAACTACCTCTCGCTCGACCGCGCCTCCGGGACGCTGTCCGGCGGCGAGGCGCAGCGCATCCGGCTCGCCACGCAGATCGGTTCCGGTCTGGTCGGCGTGCTGTACGTGCTGGACGAGCCGTCGATCGGGCTGCACCAGCGAGACAACCACCGCTTGATCGAGACGCTGGTCCGCCTGCGCGACCTGGGCAACACGCTGATCGTCGTCGAGCACGACGAGGACACCATCCGCTCCAGCGACTGGGTGGTCGACATCGGCCCGGGCGCCGGCGAGCACGGTGGCCACATCGTCCACAGTGGACCGTACAAGAAGATCCTGCGGAACAAGGAATCGATCACCGGCGCGTACCTGTCGGGCCGCACCAAGATCGAGGTCCCGGCGATCCGGCGCCCGATCGACAAGAAGCGTCAGCTGACCGTCGTCGGCGCGCGCGAGCACAACCTGCGCGGGCTCGACGTGTCGTTCCCGCTCGGCTGCCTCGTGTCGGTCACCGGTGTCTCGGGTTCCGGGAAGTCCACGCTGGTCAACGACATCCTCGCGACCGTCCTGGCGAACAAGCTCAACGGCGCGCGTCAGGTCCCCGGCCGGCACACCCGCGTCAACGGGCTGGCCAACGTGGACAAGCTGGTCCGCGTCGACCAGTCGCCGATCGGCCGCACCCCGCGGTCCAACCCGGCGACCTACACCGGCGTCTGGGACCACGTGCGCAAGCTGTTCGCCGCGACCACCGAGGCGAAGGTGCGCGGCTACCAGCAGGGCCGGTTCTCGTTCAACGTCAAGGGCGGCCGGTGCGAGGCCTGCGCCGGTGACGGCACGATCAAGATCGAGATGAACTTCCTGCCGGACGTCTACGTCCCGTGCGAGGTCTGCAAGGGCGACCGGTACAACCGCGAGACCCTCGAGGTGCACTACAAGGGCAAGACCGTCTCCGACGTGCTGAACATGCCGATCGAGGAGGCGGCCGAGTTCTTCGAGCCGATCAAGGCGATCCACCGGCACCTGGCCACCCTCGTCGACGTCGGCCTCGGCTACGTCCGGCTCGGGCAGCCCGCGCCGACCCTGTCCGGCGGTGAGGCGCAGCGCGTCAAGCTGGCCAGCGAGCTGCAGAAGCGGTCCACCGGCAAGACGGTCTACATCCTCGACGAGCCGACGACCGGTCTGCACTTCGAGGACATCAGCAAGCTGATCGGCGTGATCAACGGGCTTGTGGACAAGGGCAACACGGTGATCGTCATCGAGCACAACCTCGACGTCATCAAGACCTCGGACTGGATCATCGACATGGGTCCCGAGGGCGGTTCGGGCGGTGGCACCGTGATCGCGGTGGGCACTCCGGAGCACGTCGCCTCGGTTGAGGAGAGCTACACCGGTCAGTTCTTGAAGACCGTTCTCGCTTGAGTCACCTCGTGCTATGAAAGGTCCTTTCCTTGCAAATTTTGCAAGGAAAGGACCTTTCATAGCATCCGGAGGGGGAACTACCCCTTACCGCTCACGAGGTCCAGCACGGGCGAGGCGGGCCCGTAGTAGAAGGCGCGCAGCCGGTACGAGGCGCCTTCCTCACCCGGCATGGTGGCGAGCCCGGCCGACGTCGTCCCCGGATCGGACACCTCGATCGGCACGAACCCGTCCGCGCCGGGCTTCTTGATCTCCACCAGGAAACCGTCCTCGTCGCTGGAGCGATCGGCCCAGCTGAACCGCACCATCTCCTCCGGCGCGGGCTCGGCCTTGAACGACGCCGGGGCGGCCGATCGATCGCCCGCCCGCAGCGGCACGGCGGGTCCGGAAACGGCGGGGGTCGAGGGTCCGGAAACCGTCACGGCGTCCGAAACGGCACCGTAGAACGGCCGGATCCGGTAGTAGAACCGCGTTTCCGGCATCAGATCCGGATGCCGGAAGGTCGTCTGCCGTGGCGGCACGAACTGCAGGATCGTGTATTCGCCGTGCGGATCGGTCGTGTATTCGACGATCCTGCCCGCGGCGCCCGGATCGTCGTCGGGCCAGCTCAGGTCGACGTTCACCGGATCCGTCAGCGTCGCGGTGAAACCGGGTTCCTCGCCACATCCGGACACGAAAGCGACCGTCAGCAGAACGGCCGCGAGTTTCCTTGGCACGCCGAGACCCTCCCGGGAATCAGGCGGCGGCGGAATCCGGAGGCGTCAGCATACGAGCGCGTCCGGTGATCGACAAGAGCTCGGTTGAACCGCATCCCCCGGTCATCCGTGTGG carries:
- a CDS encoding MBL fold metallo-hydrolase yields the protein MNIVETYTGHVDPGGDAARRTLDALTITKLSVGPMDNNAYLLVCRTENEALLIDAANDPERISDLIGHGPDRPALRTVVTTHQHQDHWQALGAVAGANGSNTAAHPLDAGPLPIPPDFLVEHGDTIKVGQITLEVIHLRGHTPGSIALLYRDPNGHPHLFTGDSLFPGGVGKTGSPSDFTSLLDDVETRIFGELPDETWFYPGHGDDSTLGEQRGQLAEWRERGW
- a CDS encoding acyltransferase family protein, which codes for MPDASPRAPRKISWDVLRVVAVFAVMLGHVTHQGALLHPELVGYPFRVTAQFGAAILLVISAFFVCASLRKGRPGRWLWSRVARLVPAYLVAVTVTYVVARYATIRFSGLPFPPGLSGFLFGVPQGPPTDPSPWYIPTGADLLGNLGMVQEWGWRYELFYYLDGAYWTLPVQLIAFTAAALLWPRRWRTHRLTVALLWALILVPLFLRFVVFDPVSTPKLVETFYYGLGLHRVHVFAIGIAIWLWAKRRLAHWHLALFVLAACAAQDLQVFPFHQALPNDPERWPSAIGFAIMLLLVCLAARGPDWRFPGLARIAPAVTWLAGISYGLYLVHQELGYILARALLNVGVPGWLRLPIVLAAAVLGGWAITAGVERPVHRWLTARRDRRDKPGKPQVKDSEPVSVGGAS
- the uvrA gene encoding excinuclease ABC subunit UvrA, which translates into the protein MADRLVVRGAREHNLRGVDLDLPRDSLIVFTGLSGSGKSSLAFDTIFAEGQRRYVESLSAYARQFLGQMDKPDVDFIEGLSPAVSIDQKSTSRNPRSTVGTITEVYDYLRLLYARAGKAHCPQCGEAISKQTPQQIVDQVLAMEEGTRFQVLAPVVRGRKGEYLDLFENLQQQGYARVVVDGTIHPLTDPPKLKKQEKHQIAVIIDRLSVKTSSRQRLTDSVETALRLADGLIELEFVDLPENDPHRVRGFSENLACPNGHPLAIEDLEPRSFSFNAPYGACPDCTGIGVRKEVDPELVVPDDEMSLGEGAIAPWAGGQSADYFIRLLESLSETIGFRMDTPWRKLPAKVQKAVLHGVDEQVHVRYKNRYGRQRSYYASFEGVIPFLERRQEQTESEYMRERYEGYMREVPCPACQGTRLKPEILAVTLEHKTQGDRSIAEVCALSIAEASQFLDELELGKREQVIAGAVLKEIQARLRFLLDVGLNYLSLDRASGTLSGGEAQRIRLATQIGSGLVGVLYVLDEPSIGLHQRDNHRLIETLVRLRDLGNTLIVVEHDEDTIRSSDWVVDIGPGAGEHGGHIVHSGPYKKILRNKESITGAYLSGRTKIEVPAIRRPIDKKRQLTVVGAREHNLRGLDVSFPLGCLVSVTGVSGSGKSTLVNDILATVLANKLNGARQVPGRHTRVNGLANVDKLVRVDQSPIGRTPRSNPATYTGVWDHVRKLFAATTEAKVRGYQQGRFSFNVKGGRCEACAGDGTIKIEMNFLPDVYVPCEVCKGDRYNRETLEVHYKGKTVSDVLNMPIEEAAEFFEPIKAIHRHLATLVDVGLGYVRLGQPAPTLSGGEAQRVKLASELQKRSTGKTVYILDEPTTGLHFEDISKLIGVINGLVDKGNTVIVIEHNLDVIKTSDWIIDMGPEGGSGGGTVIAVGTPEHVASVEESYTGQFLKTVLA
- a CDS encoding fibronectin type III domain-containing protein, whose product is MPRKLAAVLLTVAFVSGCGEEPGFTATLTDPVNVDLSWPDDDPGAAGRIVEYTTDPHGEYTILQFVPPRQTTFRHPDLMPETRFYYRIRPFYGAVSDAVTVSGPSTPAVSGPAVPLRAGDRSAAPASFKAEPAPEEMVRFSWADRSSDEDGFLVEIKKPGADGFVPIEVSDPGTTSAGLATMPGEEGASYRLRAFYYGPASPVLDLVSGKG